Proteins co-encoded in one Leucobacter exalbidus genomic window:
- a CDS encoding CDP-glycerol glycerophosphotransferase family protein, whose translation MSSSTRFRFDRGNLDKLLALPKYVLALILSWFVPRVASRWAFGSGAGVGEGALAVAAELLRRDPASRITWLAADQAEAADARAHGFTPVMKQGWDGFWATLRAGQIVVTHGLGDVNRFGVSGGFVTQLWHGAPLKRLHLDSPVTTTVQGPAILRRVLRRMYLRGAAEVDLFVAGSPIAADRLRSAFRVAPGKVRVLGDARDDALAAELHDPAAQAVTRARLLELVPGAASAGRLVMYAPTWRDGDVDPALPSAAERAEIEAALERADAHLIIRSHPLGEGAWVEWTHARVHLLGADLVRDITPLLSAIDWLITDYSSIAIDFALLGRPIMWFAPDLAAYQASRGLYEPLEVTSGGRISHSWQAVGQRLTELTTSTTAQRAAVIETRALAARFHPHAEGGAAGRVLDEIMRLRQPARDLIATPAVFFESFYGRQVSCNPLAIDREIAARAPHVTRYWSVTSETQQVPEGAVALLVGGKDWCAARRYARVLVVNDWLRYGFRRARGQIVLQTWHGTMLKHLALGRPNVGLRTRLAIKRESRRWNLMLSQNPHSTAQFRASYAYRGQVLETGYPRCDRLAQAVIGADRNPVEVGLVRAALGVPAGARVLLYAPTWRDGGVGVVNDLDVHALAHELGDDWVVIARGHTRTHGFGGYAGPGSLGSRNIFDARDSRGLVIDATAHDDINDVLLAADLVVTDYSSIMFDATVARLPLVFFAPDLAAYRDRERGFTFDFEAQAPGPILGTRDEVAEHALALGANGLDAAWVQEYSARYEAWRDTFNPHDDGQAASRVFDELEQRGALAERA comes from the coding sequence ATGAGCAGCTCCACGCGATTCCGCTTCGACCGAGGCAACCTCGACAAGCTCCTCGCACTGCCCAAATACGTCCTCGCGCTCATCCTCTCGTGGTTCGTACCGCGCGTGGCCAGCCGCTGGGCGTTCGGCAGCGGGGCCGGAGTCGGCGAAGGCGCGCTCGCGGTCGCCGCCGAGTTGCTGCGGCGCGATCCGGCATCGCGTATTACCTGGCTCGCTGCAGACCAGGCCGAAGCCGCCGACGCCCGCGCCCACGGGTTCACCCCCGTTATGAAACAGGGCTGGGATGGCTTCTGGGCCACCCTGCGCGCCGGCCAAATCGTCGTCACCCACGGCCTCGGCGACGTCAACCGCTTCGGCGTATCGGGCGGCTTCGTCACCCAGCTATGGCACGGCGCCCCCCTGAAACGCCTACACCTCGACTCCCCGGTCACCACCACGGTGCAGGGCCCCGCCATCTTGCGCCGCGTACTGCGCCGCATGTACTTGCGCGGCGCAGCCGAGGTCGACCTGTTCGTCGCCGGATCACCCATCGCGGCAGACCGGCTCCGCTCGGCATTTCGTGTCGCCCCCGGCAAAGTACGCGTGCTCGGCGATGCCCGAGACGATGCGCTCGCCGCAGAACTGCACGACCCCGCAGCCCAGGCCGTGACGCGCGCACGCCTGCTCGAGCTCGTTCCCGGGGCCGCGAGCGCCGGGCGCCTCGTGATGTATGCCCCGACCTGGCGCGACGGCGACGTCGACCCGGCACTGCCCAGCGCCGCCGAACGCGCCGAGATCGAGGCCGCTCTCGAACGCGCCGACGCACACCTGATCATCCGATCGCACCCGCTCGGCGAGGGTGCGTGGGTCGAATGGACGCACGCCCGCGTGCACCTGCTCGGCGCAGACCTTGTGCGCGACATCACCCCGCTGCTGAGCGCCATCGACTGGCTGATTACCGACTACTCATCCATCGCCATCGACTTCGCGCTGCTCGGCCGCCCCATCATGTGGTTCGCGCCCGATCTCGCCGCCTACCAGGCGTCGCGCGGGCTCTACGAACCGCTCGAGGTGACCAGCGGCGGCCGCATCAGCCACTCCTGGCAGGCTGTGGGGCAGCGCCTCACTGAACTTACGACCTCGACGACGGCGCAGCGTGCCGCAGTCATTGAAACCCGCGCGCTCGCTGCACGGTTTCACCCCCACGCCGAGGGCGGCGCGGCCGGCCGCGTGCTCGACGAGATCATGCGTCTCAGACAGCCCGCGCGCGACCTCATCGCGACGCCCGCCGTGTTCTTTGAGAGCTTTTACGGCCGCCAGGTGAGCTGCAACCCGCTCGCCATCGATCGTGAGATCGCGGCCCGCGCCCCGCATGTCACCCGCTACTGGAGCGTGACGAGCGAGACCCAGCAGGTGCCCGAGGGCGCCGTCGCCCTGCTCGTCGGCGGCAAAGACTGGTGCGCGGCCCGCCGCTACGCCCGGGTGCTCGTGGTGAATGACTGGCTGCGGTATGGTTTTCGCCGGGCCCGCGGGCAGATCGTGCTGCAAACCTGGCACGGCACCATGCTCAAGCACCTCGCGCTCGGCCGCCCCAATGTTGGCCTGCGCACGCGGCTTGCGATCAAGCGTGAGAGCCGCCGCTGGAACCTGATGCTGTCGCAGAACCCGCACTCGACGGCGCAGTTTCGCGCAAGCTACGCCTACCGAGGTCAGGTGCTCGAGACCGGGTATCCCCGCTGCGACCGGCTCGCGCAGGCCGTCATTGGTGCCGACCGCAACCCCGTCGAGGTGGGGCTGGTGCGTGCCGCGCTCGGCGTGCCCGCCGGAGCCCGCGTGCTGCTGTACGCGCCGACCTGGCGCGACGGCGGTGTGGGCGTCGTCAACGACCTCGACGTGCACGCCCTGGCCCACGAGCTCGGTGACGACTGGGTCGTGATCGCGCGCGGCCACACCCGCACGCACGGCTTCGGCGGCTACGCCGGCCCCGGATCCCTGGGCTCCCGCAACATCTTTGATGCCCGTGACTCGCGTGGCCTCGTTATCGATGCGACCGCGCACGATGATATTAACGATGTGCTGCTGGCCGCTGATCTCGTCGTCACTGACTACTCGTCGATCATGTTCGACGCGACCGTCGCACGCTTACCGCTCGTGTTCTTTGCCCCCGATCTCGCGGCGTATCGCGACCGCGAGCGCGGGTTCACCTTCGACTTCGAAGCGCAGGCCCCGGGCCCGATTCTGGGCACCCGTGATGAGGTAGCCGAGCACGCGCTCGCGCTGGGCGCGAACGGGCTCGACGCCGCGTGGGTGCAGGAGTACTCGGCGCGCTACGAGGCTTGGCGCGACACCTTCAACCCGCACGATGATGGGCAAGCCGCGTCGCGCGTGTTTGACGAGCTCGAGCAGCGCGGCGCCCTCGCCGAGCGCGCGTAA
- a CDS encoding glycosyltransferase family 2 protein has protein sequence MNRPPSATPLTLPPLPEQPAVSYVMPVLNEAGFLASAVHTVLAQQYPGEKELVLALGPSTDNTTEIARQLQAQDPRIRLVENPARDIPAGLNLAIAHSQHPVIVRVDAHSELTPDYTARAIEALRATGAANVGGIMRAAGSGSVQRAIARAYNSPFGLGGGAYHGDGVAGPAESAYLGVFRRDAVTAVGVYDPAILRGEDWELSLRLRRAGYGVWFEPALGVTYWPRASLRDLSRQFFATGAWRAQLVRKYGRANPWRFFAPGALVLGLTVSVVSLPLLALGVLPWASAWPVLLTPLVAYAAGIGFATVKIPGQQGLRDRALTAAVLTTMHLSWGTGFLRGIVFGARSVVDRSRIRG, from the coding sequence GTGAATCGGCCCCCCTCTGCAACGCCCCTGACGCTCCCCCCGCTGCCCGAGCAACCCGCGGTGAGCTACGTCATGCCCGTCTTAAATGAGGCCGGGTTTCTCGCCAGCGCGGTGCACACGGTGCTCGCGCAGCAGTACCCCGGCGAGAAGGAACTGGTGCTCGCGCTCGGCCCGTCCACCGACAACACCACCGAGATTGCGCGGCAGCTGCAGGCGCAAGATCCCCGCATTCGCCTCGTAGAGAACCCGGCCAGAGACATTCCGGCCGGCCTCAATCTGGCGATCGCACACAGCCAGCACCCGGTGATCGTGCGCGTCGACGCGCACTCTGAGCTCACGCCCGACTACACCGCGCGCGCCATCGAGGCCCTGCGCGCAACGGGCGCCGCCAACGTGGGCGGGATCATGCGCGCCGCCGGATCCGGATCAGTGCAGCGCGCTATCGCCCGCGCCTATAACAGCCCGTTTGGGTTGGGCGGCGGGGCCTATCACGGCGACGGCGTCGCCGGCCCGGCAGAATCGGCGTACCTCGGCGTGTTTCGCCGTGACGCGGTCACCGCGGTGGGCGTCTACGACCCCGCCATCTTGCGCGGCGAGGATTGGGAGCTCAGCCTGCGGTTGCGGCGCGCGGGGTACGGCGTGTGGTTCGAACCGGCGCTCGGCGTGACCTATTGGCCGCGGGCCAGCCTGCGTGATTTGTCGCGACAGTTCTTCGCCACCGGGGCGTGGCGTGCGCAGCTCGTACGCAAATATGGCCGTGCCAACCCGTGGCGTTTCTTCGCCCCCGGCGCGCTCGTGCTGGGGCTCACCGTGAGCGTGGTCTCGCTCCCCCTGCTCGCCCTCGGGGTGCTGCCGTGGGCCTCGGCCTGGCCCGTGCTGCTCACTCCCCTGGTTGCTTACGCCGCGGGGATCGGGTTCGCGACCGTGAAGATCCCCGGGCAGCAGGGCCTGCGCGATCGTGCGCTCACCGCCGCGGTGCTCACCACGATGCACTTAAGCTGGGGCACCGGGTTCTTGCGCGGCATCGTGTTTGGCGCCCGCAGCGTCGTCGACCGCTCCCGCATTCGCGGCTAG
- a CDS encoding CDP-glycerol glycerophosphotransferase family protein, which yields MQIAKDVKRAARLARRVLKGRRAFFDLRELLAARGPLPKHHFRVGVYFADSDVNIYQMRQWYAPLAELANTHPVLVLARNAAGARQLMQESGLQVAFVPKVTDIERVIGEQDLDVILYVNQNTRNFQMMRYGERWHVFVNHGESDKMYMTSNQYKTYDYAMVAGEAARERLTNALWGYDVDSRTIAIGRPQTDHLSGEPPFTPDSRTVVLYAPTWEGDRPAASYGSVATHGERLVARLLETGRHRVVYRPHPRSGVVDADFGAANTRIIAMLEEANKRDASAQHVYDTAPALGWQLSLPDVAICDISAMVYDRLATGKPLMVTRPAAPEASIDEGGYLSECEWLNAADGARIDEVLDRVIGDDVARERLGVWSTRYFGDTTPGAPTRRFHEAIEELLGSAADWRERKAR from the coding sequence ATGCAGATTGCGAAGGATGTGAAGCGCGCGGCCCGGCTGGCGCGGCGCGTACTCAAGGGACGTCGGGCATTTTTTGATCTGCGAGAGTTGCTGGCGGCTAGGGGACCGCTGCCCAAACACCACTTTCGGGTGGGCGTGTACTTCGCAGACAGCGACGTCAACATCTACCAAATGCGGCAGTGGTATGCCCCGCTGGCCGAGCTTGCGAACACGCACCCGGTGCTCGTGTTGGCACGCAACGCGGCGGGCGCCCGCCAGCTGATGCAAGAGAGCGGGCTGCAGGTCGCGTTCGTTCCCAAGGTGACCGACATTGAGCGCGTGATCGGCGAACAAGACCTCGATGTCATCTTGTACGTCAACCAGAACACCCGCAATTTTCAGATGATGCGCTACGGCGAGCGTTGGCATGTATTCGTCAATCATGGCGAGAGTGACAAGATGTACATGACCAGCAACCAGTACAAAACGTACGATTATGCGATGGTGGCGGGCGAGGCCGCGCGTGAGCGGCTCACGAACGCGCTGTGGGGGTACGACGTCGACTCGCGCACGATCGCGATTGGTCGCCCGCAGACCGACCACCTCAGCGGCGAACCACCGTTCACCCCCGACTCGCGCACCGTGGTGCTGTATGCCCCCACCTGGGAGGGGGACCGGCCGGCCGCGAGCTACGGCTCGGTCGCCACGCACGGCGAACGGCTCGTCGCGCGGCTGCTGGAAACCGGGCGCCACCGGGTCGTCTACCGGCCTCACCCGCGCAGCGGCGTGGTCGATGCCGACTTTGGGGCGGCCAACACCCGCATCATCGCGATGCTTGAAGAAGCCAACAAGCGCGACGCTTCAGCGCAGCACGTCTATGACACGGCGCCCGCGCTGGGGTGGCAGCTCAGCCTGCCCGATGTCGCCATCTGCGATATCTCGGCGATGGTCTACGACCGGCTCGCCACGGGCAAGCCGCTGATGGTGACGCGCCCCGCTGCCCCCGAAGCTTCCATCGATGAGGGCGGCTACCTGAGCGAGTGTGAGTGGCTGAACGCCGCAGACGGTGCACGTATCGACGAGGTGCTTGACCGGGTGATCGGTGACGATGTGGCCCGCGAGCGCCTGGGCGTCTGGTCGACGCGGTACTTCGGCGACACCACTCCGGGGGCCCCCACCAGGCGGTTCCACGAGGCGATCGAGGAGCTGTTGGGTAGCGCGGCCGACTGGCGGGAACGCAAGGCCCGCTAG
- a CDS encoding MFS transporter, with protein sequence MSSVTHSVIPTKAWRMLALGVAAQAAGTMLVSTPVYLIPMLHLERGMPLVSAGTLASAPTLGMVLTLVMWGYVADRFGERWVISGGLALTAVFACAAAATGNLLWLGVMLGLAGGASASTNAASGRVVVGWFPKERRGLAMGIRQMSQPLGVAVAALVVPPLAEQFGMHAPLLLVAAILLVLGLACMAWIENPPRKTAAVSLDGTPQLAVNPYLKNGFLARIHAVSMLLVLPQFALTTFGMVYMIAVLHWSATAAGLIIGLSQFIGAIGRIAIGALSDRLGNRVGVLRWVALSAIAAMLAVSLTGALDWQLAGAIVLVIASTITVADNGLAYTSVAEGAGTAWVGRALGIQNTGQFIVASAVGPGLGALIAVVGYPVAFALVAIAPLVAVPLIPKHDQHSDEA encoded by the coding sequence GTGTCTTCCGTAACTCACAGCGTCATTCCGACGAAGGCCTGGCGCATGCTGGCGCTGGGCGTTGCTGCCCAGGCCGCTGGCACCATGCTCGTCAGCACGCCCGTGTATTTGATTCCCATGCTGCACCTCGAACGCGGCATGCCGCTCGTGTCGGCTGGCACCCTGGCTTCGGCGCCCACGCTCGGCATGGTCCTCACCCTCGTAATGTGGGGCTACGTGGCCGATCGTTTTGGCGAGCGCTGGGTGATCTCTGGCGGCCTGGCCCTCACCGCCGTGTTCGCGTGTGCGGCGGCGGCCACGGGCAACCTGCTGTGGCTGGGGGTGATGCTCGGGCTCGCGGGCGGTGCCTCGGCGAGCACGAACGCAGCCAGCGGCCGGGTGGTCGTCGGCTGGTTCCCCAAGGAACGCCGGGGCCTCGCCATGGGTATTCGGCAGATGTCACAGCCGCTGGGTGTGGCCGTCGCCGCCCTCGTTGTGCCGCCCCTCGCCGAACAGTTTGGCATGCACGCGCCCCTGCTACTCGTCGCCGCCATCTTGCTGGTGCTCGGGCTCGCCTGCATGGCCTGGATCGAAAACCCGCCACGCAAAACCGCTGCGGTCTCGCTCGACGGCACCCCGCAGTTGGCCGTCAACCCCTACCTGAAAAATGGCTTTCTCGCCCGCATTCACGCGGTCTCGATGCTCCTCGTGCTGCCACAGTTCGCGCTCACCACCTTCGGCATGGTCTACATGATCGCCGTGCTGCACTGGTCAGCCACGGCCGCCGGCCTCATCATCGGCCTGTCGCAGTTCATCGGAGCGATCGGGCGCATCGCCATTGGCGCGCTCAGTGACCGCCTGGGCAACCGCGTGGGCGTGCTGCGCTGGGTCGCGCTCTCCGCCATCGCCGCAATGTTGGCGGTCTCACTCACAGGCGCCCTGGATTGGCAGCTGGCGGGAGCCATCGTGCTCGTCATTGCGTCGACAATCACGGTCGCCGATAACGGCCTCGCCTACACCTCGGTAGCCGAGGGCGCCGGCACCGCCTGGGTGGGCCGCGCGCTCGGCATCCAAAACACCGGCCAGTTCATCGTTGCCTCGGCCGTGGGGCCGGGGCTGGGTGCGCTCATCGCCGTGGTCGGGTACCCGGTCGCGTTCGCGCTCGTGGCGATCGCGCCCCTCGTCGCAGTGCCGCTGATCCCCAAGCACGATCAGCACAGCGACGAGGCATAA
- a CDS encoding GntR family transcriptional regulator, whose product MTTSHETTPSSERSTYDRLRALVLSLELLPGERLSERGLEDTLGASRTPIRAALMRLENEGLTRRLGRGWQVTPVDLTEIRSAMEFRETLEAGIVALAAQQADAEAVQALVELSETPEGEPDDAETGLRGGTDFHVVLAMLTGNHFFADAIRDVMTRISRTRWLEVRTEASRAQLRAEHRAIAEAIGAGDPAAAVALSRAHTHGTRDRLMATLDAERHRLRARGLSIIESETLG is encoded by the coding sequence ATGACCACGTCGCACGAGACCACCCCGTCGAGCGAACGCAGCACCTACGACAGGTTGCGTGCGCTCGTGCTGTCGCTTGAGCTGCTGCCAGGCGAACGACTGTCTGAGCGCGGGCTCGAAGACACCCTCGGGGCCTCACGCACCCCCATTCGGGCCGCCCTCATGCGGCTCGAGAACGAGGGGCTGACGAGGCGCCTGGGGCGCGGCTGGCAGGTCACCCCGGTTGATCTCACCGAGATTCGCTCGGCCATGGAGTTTCGCGAGACCCTCGAGGCGGGCATCGTCGCGCTGGCGGCTCAGCAGGCAGACGCCGAGGCCGTGCAGGCGCTCGTTGAACTCAGTGAAACCCCCGAGGGCGAACCCGATGACGCCGAAACGGGGCTGCGCGGCGGCACCGACTTTCACGTCGTACTCGCGATGCTCACGGGCAACCATTTCTTTGCCGACGCGATTCGTGATGTGATGACTCGCATCTCGCGCACGCGCTGGCTCGAAGTGCGTACCGAGGCCTCACGTGCACAATTGCGGGCCGAACACCGCGCCATCGCCGAGGCGATCGGCGCCGGCGATCCGGCAGCAGCGGTGGCACTGTCGCGGGCGCACACCCACGGCACCCGTGACCGGCTGATGGCGACCCTCGACGCTGAGCGGCACAGGCTGCGGGCGCGGGGGCTCTCGATTATCGAATCTGAAACGCTGGGCTAA
- the dinB gene encoding DNA polymerase IV, translated as MNEEPRREASILHVDMDAFFVSVELLDRPELVGRPVAAAHDTARSVVSSASYEARRFGVRSAMPIARAKQLCPQLVLVPPVFEKYRAASREVMRIFTEFTPLVEPLSIDEAFLDVAGSTRLFGPPAEIARQIRERIQSELGLPSSVGLAGTKFVAKLASQRAKPNGVLEIPPERTLDFLHPLPVSAMWGVGQATAKSLSARAIHTVADLAAEPLDSLRRIVGASSAHKLHELANGRDARGIEIERTEKSIGHEETFEFDEPDGEALRRELLRLSSKIGERLRDRGFTARTIAIKLRWSSFETITRSRTLAEPTHATQRIYATARELFDEAWVEGQPVRLIGVRAEQLGDSSAGGMGLWNDDEHLTAVDQAVDSVRGKFGAAGLAPARLLTGRGNAVDPRSLQPPI; from the coding sequence ATGAACGAGGAACCGCGGCGGGAGGCATCGATCCTGCACGTCGACATGGATGCCTTTTTCGTTTCGGTCGAACTGCTCGATCGCCCCGAACTCGTGGGGCGCCCTGTGGCCGCCGCCCATGACACCGCCCGGTCGGTGGTGTCGAGTGCGAGCTATGAAGCGCGGCGCTTTGGGGTGCGCTCGGCGATGCCCATCGCGCGCGCCAAACAGCTGTGCCCCCAATTGGTGCTCGTGCCGCCGGTGTTCGAAAAGTATCGCGCCGCTTCGCGCGAGGTGATGCGCATCTTTACCGAGTTCACGCCCCTGGTTGAACCGCTCAGCATCGACGAAGCGTTTCTTGACGTCGCGGGTTCCACCAGGCTCTTTGGCCCGCCCGCCGAGATCGCCAGGCAAATTCGTGAGCGCATTCAATCTGAGCTCGGGCTGCCATCATCGGTGGGGCTTGCCGGCACCAAGTTCGTGGCCAAGCTCGCATCGCAGCGCGCGAAACCCAATGGGGTGCTCGAGATTCCGCCCGAGCGCACCCTTGACTTCTTGCACCCGCTGCCCGTCAGCGCCATGTGGGGCGTGGGCCAGGCGACCGCGAAGTCGCTGTCGGCGCGTGCGATCCACACGGTCGCCGATCTCGCGGCAGAACCCCTCGACTCGCTGCGCCGCATTGTGGGCGCCTCGAGTGCCCACAAGCTTCACGAACTGGCGAACGGCCGCGACGCCCGAGGCATCGAGATTGAGCGCACCGAAAAAAGCATCGGTCACGAAGAAACCTTTGAATTTGACGAACCCGACGGCGAGGCACTGCGGCGCGAGCTGCTGCGGCTGTCGTCAAAGATCGGGGAGCGGCTGCGCGATCGCGGCTTCACCGCCCGCACCATTGCGATCAAGCTGCGCTGGTCAAGCTTTGAAACCATCACGAGATCGCGCACGCTCGCCGAGCCCACACACGCGACGCAACGCATCTACGCGACCGCCCGCGAACTCTTCGACGAGGCGTGGGTCGAGGGGCAACCCGTGCGCCTCATTGGAGTACGCGCCGAACAACTCGGCGACTCGTCAGCCGGCGGTATGGGGCTGTGGAACGACGACGAACACCTCACTGCCGTCGACCAGGCGGTTGACTCGGTGCGCGGCAAATTCGGTGCGGCGGGGCTCGCGCCGGCACGCCTACTCACTGGGCGGGGCAACGCGGTCGACCCGAGATCGCTGCAGCCGCCGATCTAA
- a CDS encoding ankyrin repeat domain-containing protein has product MSADWPGTIDTEALSEGFVEQTNLLADAAKAGNWAEVFSLLDSHDALTPNQWRVSGTSWFTPLHQAAWLGASAEIAEQLIRRGAWRALRDARGDRPIDIARKRDHHHLEDVLNVREPSPRELQKFAAWDHHLAALVAERTDRLAPVKIRPLPTELVAIEQLTELWFRYPGMYGGFGVSIHKNRLFVESWSRVVDGSGQAHVITEGGFV; this is encoded by the coding sequence ATGAGCGCCGATTGGCCGGGCACTATCGACACCGAAGCGCTATCTGAGGGCTTCGTCGAACAGACGAACCTCCTCGCTGATGCCGCGAAGGCCGGGAACTGGGCCGAAGTGTTCAGCCTCTTGGATTCGCATGACGCGCTCACACCGAATCAGTGGCGGGTCTCCGGAACCTCTTGGTTCACTCCCCTGCACCAGGCCGCGTGGCTCGGCGCATCGGCCGAGATAGCCGAGCAGCTGATTCGCCGCGGTGCCTGGCGGGCGCTGCGAGACGCCCGCGGCGATCGCCCGATCGATATCGCCAGAAAGCGGGACCATCACCACCTCGAAGATGTGCTGAACGTGCGCGAGCCCAGCCCCCGCGAGCTGCAGAAGTTTGCGGCCTGGGATCACCACTTAGCTGCCTTGGTTGCCGAGCGCACCGACAGGCTTGCGCCGGTCAAGATCAGGCCCCTGCCCACCGAGCTCGTAGCGATCGAACAGCTCACGGAGCTGTGGTTCAGGTACCCCGGCATGTACGGTGGGTTTGGCGTCTCGATCCACAAGAATCGCCTCTTCGTCGAGAGTTGGTCGCGCGTTGTCGACGGCTCAGGGCAGGCGCACGTCATTACCGAGGGCGGCTTCGTGTGA
- a CDS encoding metallopeptidase family protein, whose protein sequence is MLELSPEEFESLVADGLDSLHDDMLDQLDNVIFVIEDVPEDGTDVLGVYEGFSLAERDVYGYGEQPDRIILFRKNLLAHCADHDELVKEIRITLVHEIAHFYGLSEQRIHELGWG, encoded by the coding sequence ATGCTCGAGTTATCCCCTGAGGAGTTCGAATCACTGGTCGCTGATGGCCTTGATTCACTGCATGACGACATGCTTGACCAACTCGACAACGTCATTTTCGTCATCGAAGACGTGCCCGAAGACGGCACCGACGTGTTGGGCGTCTACGAGGGGTTCTCGCTAGCCGAGCGTGATGTCTACGGCTACGGCGAACAACCAGACCGCATTATTTTGTTTCGCAAGAATCTCTTGGCACACTGCGCCGATCATGATGAACTCGTGAAAGAAATTCGCATCACGCTAGTGCACGAGATCGCGCATTTTTATGGGCTGAGTGAACAACGCATTCACGAGTTGGGATGGGGATAA
- the clpS gene encoding ATP-dependent Clp protease adapter ClpS, which yields MWETVVWDDPVNLMSYVSYVFRRHFGFDRERAEKLMLQVHHRGSAVVAEGERAAMEMHVEALHEYGLWATLQQGGQP from the coding sequence ATGTGGGAGACGGTCGTGTGGGACGATCCCGTCAATCTGATGTCGTATGTGTCGTACGTTTTTCGGCGCCACTTCGGCTTCGATCGGGAGCGCGCTGAGAAGCTGATGCTGCAGGTGCACCATCGCGGCAGCGCCGTCGTTGCCGAGGGGGAGCGTGCCGCCATGGAAATGCACGTCGAAGCGCTCCACGAGTATGGGCTGTGGGCCACCCTGCAGCAGGGAGGCCAGCCGTGA
- a CDS encoding DUF2017 family protein, producing MKIAPLAGDGLRLKLELNEAAMLDQLVTQLTQLLQDYSQTALDPDPLFASLEIGGSEEPPEDPALARLFPDAYAEPEDAAGYRRVTEQGLVNRKIQDAMRVTSDLGLGAGIATDATTVEVDITSESLPVWARTITALRLAMAARIGLETGDDHERLLAQEATHGTVLVFDWLAAILDSVLAVME from the coding sequence GTGAAAATTGCACCACTTGCCGGCGACGGGCTGCGCCTCAAACTTGAGCTCAACGAAGCGGCGATGCTCGACCAGCTGGTCACCCAGCTCACACAGCTGCTGCAGGACTACAGCCAGACCGCGCTCGACCCCGACCCGCTGTTCGCGAGCCTCGAGATCGGTGGTTCTGAGGAGCCCCCCGAAGACCCCGCGCTGGCCCGGCTCTTTCCTGACGCCTACGCCGAGCCTGAAGACGCCGCGGGCTACCGCCGGGTGACCGAGCAGGGGCTGGTCAACCGCAAGATCCAAGATGCGATGCGGGTGACCTCAGATTTGGGTCTCGGCGCGGGCATCGCGACAGACGCGACTACGGTCGAAGTCGATATCACCTCAGAATCGTTGCCGGTGTGGGCGCGCACGATCACCGCGCTGCGGCTGGCGATGGCGGCCCGGATCGGGCTCGAAACGGGTGACGATCACGAGCGGCTGCTGGCGCAAGAAGCCACACACGGCACGGTGCTCGTGTTCGACTGGCTCGCCGCCATTCTCGATTCGGTGCTCGCCGTAATGGAGTAA
- the folE gene encoding GTP cyclohydrolase I produces MASHTSDQAGATDIAAATRAAGDLLRALGVDLEARGLERTPERVAQTLAGLIDRGPVPEATLMPSDGYDGPIVMRDIPFVGMCEHHLLPFRGTATLAYAAGEQIVGLSTLARVVEYFAAGLQLQERMTSQIADWLESELTPAGVGVRIEAEHFCMSMRGIGGPATQAETRITRGTITAQDLA; encoded by the coding sequence ATGGCTTCGCACACTTCAGATCAGGCTGGCGCTACCGATATTGCGGCGGCGACCCGTGCCGCGGGTGACCTGCTGCGGGCGCTCGGCGTTGACCTTGAGGCGCGCGGGCTTGAACGCACCCCCGAGCGGGTGGCGCAGACGCTTGCCGGGCTGATCGACCGCGGCCCCGTGCCCGAGGCGACGCTGATGCCCAGCGACGGGTATGACGGGCCGATCGTGATGCGCGATATTCCGTTCGTGGGTATGTGTGAACACCACCTGCTGCCGTTTCGGGGCACCGCCACCCTCGCCTACGCGGCGGGTGAGCAGATCGTGGGTCTGTCAACGCTGGCGCGCGTGGTGGAGTACTTCGCCGCTGGCCTGCAACTGCAGGAGCGCATGACCAGCCAGATCGCCGACTGGCTCGAATCAGAACTCACGCCCGCGGGCGTGGGGGTGCGCATCGAGGCCGAACACTTCTGTATGTCGATGCGCGGCATTGGCGGGCCGGCCACCCAGGCCGAAACGCGCATTACGCGCGGCACCATCACGGCGCAGGATCTCGCATGA